CCGGCTCGCCCATCTGGCCGGGGACGAGCACGCCGGGCAGGCACTGCTCGCCGCCCGCCACCGGCTGATCGACCCGCACGCCCTGCCGTCGTACGCCGACATCGTGACCGACCGGCCCCGGACCGGCCTGCTCGCGCGACTCGGCTACGCACCACGCACGCCGGTCCGGCTCGACGGCGGCGGTCCGGTGCTGTGGCGGCTGTGGCGGGCCGCGCCCGACCTCGACAGCGTTCTGCCCCGCCGGGTACGCGTGCACCGCGTCCCGGCTCCCCGACACTCCCAGGAGGATCTGCCATGCCGACCCTGACCGGCTCCGCGCACGTGCCGGTGGCGCTCGCCCGCCGTACCCTCACGCCCTTCGGGTCGTGGGTGTTCGGGGCCGCCGCCTCGGCACCGCTGGTGGTGCTCGTCGGTGGTGTGCCCGCCACCTACGCGACCACCGGCGTGGTGGCGCTGCCGTTGACGTTCCTGCTGGTGGCCGGGGCGGTGGCGCTGCTCGCGGTCGGTTACACCGCGATGGCCCGGCAGGTCGGGCACCCGGCCGCCCACTACGGCATCGCCGCACACGGGCTGGGTCGTGGCGCGGGTGTCGCCGCCGGTCTGGTCGCGCTGGTCGCCTACAACGCCATCCAGATCAGCCTGTACGGGCTGTTCGGTGCGACGGTGGCCGCGCGGCTCGGCGGCGCGTGGTGGGTGTGGGCGGGCCTCGCGCTGGCCGTCGTCGGCGTGCTCGGGGTGCGCGCCATCGTGCTGTCCACCCGGTTCCTGGTCGCGGTGCTGGCCGCGTCGCTGCTGGTGGTCGCGGTGTTCGTGCTGGCCGCCGTGGCACGCCCTTCCGGCGGCACGCTGTCCTGGGCGGGTTTCGACGCGTCGGGGTTGGCGGTCAGCGGTGTCGGCGGTGCGGTCGCGTTCTGCGTGGCCGCGTTCACCGGCGTCGACGCCCCCGGTTCGCTGGTCGAGGAGACCACCGACCGTCAGTCGCTGGGTCGGGTCACCGTCGGCGCGGTGGTCGTCCTCGGTGCCGTCTACACGCTCGCCGCCTGGGCGATGGGGGTCGCGGTCGGTCCCGGCGAGGTCGCCGCGCTGGCCGCCGACCCGGCGGCCGGGCTGCCGTTCGCGGTGCTGGCGCGGGCCGGCGGCGGGTGGCCGCCGGTGGCGGAGGTGCTGCTGGTGCTCGCGATCCTCACCTCGATGCTGGCCTTCCACAGCGTGGTCGCCCGGTACGTCTTCGCGATGGCCCGCGAGCAGGTGCTGCCCGCCCGCCTCGCGCACTCCGGCACCGGGACCCGGATCAGCGCGCCGCGCGGTGGTTCGCTGGCCCAGAGCACCGTGGCGGCGGTCGTGGTGGCCGCGTTCGCGCTGCACGGCGCCGACCCGCTCGCGATCATGTTCACCTGGTTGTCCACGCTGGGCGCGATGGGGCTGCTCGGCCTGCTGCTGATCGCGTCGGTGGCCGCGACGACCGCCCCCGCCGCCGTACGCGGTCCCCGGCCGGGACGCGGGGAGTGGCGGATCGCCCCCACCCTGGGGGTGTTCGCCGGGTCGGCGCTGCTGGCCGCGATGGTCGGCAACGTCGGATCGCTGCTCGGTGCCGCACCCGGCTCGCCGTACCCGTACCTGCTGCCGCTGATTCTTCTCGGCGCGGCGGTCGGTGGCGGGCTGTGGGCCCGGCACCTTCGTGCCCGCCGCCCCGACGTGTACGCCGGCATCGGTCGCGGCACGCCGCGGACCAACGCCGTGCCCGACTCAGTCGACGTGGCGATCTGAACGGGGCAGTCGATGACCACACATGCCACGACCGTGTCACCGGAGGCCCGACGCTGGGCCGACCTGCGCCGGCAGATCGTCTTCCGGACGAAACGGCTCAACGTGGGCCACCTCGTCGAGGCGGACCAGCGCTACGGGCGACGGGACGCGCTCGGCCCGCACGGGGTGATGCTGTTCTTCGTCTCCGCCGCACCCACCGAGCCGCACGGCTATCGGCTGCACACCGCGTACCGGCTGTGGTTGGCCTCGCCCGAGGCCGACGACCTGCCCCGGCTCCTCGGTGAGCTGGCCGACATCGCGGCCGAGAACGTGGCCCGCTGCACCGCCACCGGCGACCGGTGGCATCCCCTCGGGCCGCACCGGTCGATGGTCAACGGCGGTGACATGAGCCCACCGGTCGGTGCCGTCTACGTCGGCGTCGGAGTCACCACCCTCGACACCGACCAGGGCCGCTGGCACCAGGTCGCCCGGACCCTGCGCGACGCGCCGCCCGGCGGTCGGCGACTGTCCGCGTTCGACCTCAAGGGCCAGTGCTACGCGCTGCTGACCGACGGCACCGCCCTGCACGTCGACCGTAACCCGCACGCCCGTCTCGGTGTCGACGGCATCCGCTGTACCCGGACCCTCGACCCCGACCGGATCATCCACTACAACCCGCACCACGACCTCACCGAGCAGGGCGACCAGCACACCCGCGAGGTGTGGCGGGCCCTCGGGTCGCTGCACACCGTTCTCGCCGCTCACCTGCTCCCCCGGGAACGCCCGTGACCGACACCCCGACGCTGCCGTCCGTCGTGGACGCCGACCTGGTCGACCTGGGACGCGACCGGATCGACGTGGCGGCCGTACTCCGTCATCTGGTCGACCGGGCCGACGCCGCCGCGTCGACGAGCATCGGTTTTCCCGGCGCGGTCGACCTCGACCACGGTGAGGTGATGGCGCGGCTCGGCCGGCGGCTGTGGAACAACATCGGCGACCCGGCCACCGACCCGGGCGGCGCCGCCCACACCAAGGCCATGGAACGGGCCGTCGTGGCCTGGGTCGCCGACCTGCTGGCCATGCCCGCCGCCGACCGATGGGGGTACGTCACCACCGGCGGCACCGAAGGCAACCTGGCCGCCCTGCACGCCGCCCAACGCCGTCATCCCCGCGCGGTCGTCTACCACTCGACCGCCGCCCACTACTCCATCCCCAAGATCCTCGACATCCTCGGTGCCCGACGTCTCGCAGTACCCGCCCGTCCGGACGGCGAGATCGACCACGAGCAGCTCGCCGCCCAGCTCCGCCGACGACCCACCCGCCCGGCGATCGTGGTCGCCACCGCCGGCACCACCATGACCGAAGCCGTGGACGACCCGGCCCGTCTCCACGCCGTCCTGGCCGCCCACCCGGCCGGCGGGCACCTGCACGTCGACGCCGCCCTCGCCGGTATCCCGCTCGCCCTCGACGGTCGACTCCGCCTCGACCCGGCCAGTGGTATCGACAGCATCGCCATCAGCGGCCACAAGTTCTTCGGTACGCCCACCCCGTGTGGTGTCGTCCTCCTCCGTGGTCGACTCCGCTGCACCGGCACCCCCGTCGCCTACACCGACACCGTGGACACCACCGTCACCGGTTCCCGCTGCGGCCTGGCCGCCGACCTGCTCTGGCACGCCATCGCCACCCACGGTCGCGAGGGGCACCGGTGGCGGGTCAGCGAGGCTCGCCGCCTCGCCGCGTACGCGGTCGACCGGCTCACCGCAGTCGGCTGGCCCGCCTGGCGTCACCCGCACGCCTTCACCGTCGTCCTCGACACGCCGCCGGCATCCGTACGCCGCAAGTGGCTCCTGGCGACCGACGGTCCGATCAGTCACATCGTCTGCATGCCCGGCCTCACCAAGGGCCAGATCGACGCCTTCGTCGCCGACCTGCGACCAGACCCGGCAGTGCGCACTGCTCCGGACCCGGCACCGCCGAGTGGTCCGGCACCGCCGAGTGGTCCAGCGGCACGCAGTGCTCCAGCAGCGCGGAGTGCTCCAGCAGCGCGGAGTGCTCCGTCAGCACGGACCCGGACGGCGGCACGCAGTGATCCGGCCGGGCGCAGTGATCCGGCCGGGTGGACCGGTACGGCGGCGCGGACGGTGGTGCCACCGGGCTGAGTTTCCGGGGCGGATCAGGCTCGCGCCTTCCGCCCCGGGTTCTGCGGTGGTCGTCGGGCCCGGCGACCACCTGGCCGGCTGCCGCTCCAGGGAGGGGACGGCACCGGTCGGTGGCCGGCGGCGAGGGACAGCGTGGTCCTGCGCCGCCGGCCACCTCGACACCTGCGCGACGGATTCGCACGGCAGCTCTGCGCGCCGTCCGGGCATCGGCCGCTCTCCGCGCCATCCGGATGTTAGGAGGGGTCCCCTGCTATGCACGAGGCGTTAGCAGGGGACCCTTCCTTACCTCGAAGCTCGCGCGGTACGCGCCGTACCTCAAAGCTCGCGCGGGTGCGCCTGCGGTCGCGGCGGTTGCCTGGGGTGATCAGAATGGCGGGATGACGCGTACCCGCTGGACCGCCCTGATCGCGGTGGCCGCTCTCGCGACGGTCGCCGGCTGCTCCGACGGGGCGGAGTCGGAGTTGCCGGTGCGGTCGGCGCCCCTGCCGGCCGAGGTGCGGGGGCTCGGTGCGGCGGTGTTGGCGGTGCCGGTGGCGGACGAGCGACGTAGCGACCTGGTCGGCTTGCTGGCGGTGGACCGGTTCGGGGACGACGTGGCGGGGGTGACGCCGGTCCGGCGGCACGTCGACCTCGCCCTGGGTGATCCCCGGTTCCCGACGGTCGCGCGAGGGCTGGCGGAGGACCGGCGGGACGCGCTGCTCGTGGGCGGTCGGCTGCGGGACGTCACGTTGCCCGAGCACACGTACGCCCGGGAGGTCACCGGCGTCGGTGCCGGGCTGTCGATCACGGGATCCCGGTGCCTCACGGTGACCGGCGAGGGTGCGATCGCGCAGCCGTCGGTGGAGGCGTCCTGCACGGCCGCCGAGCTGGGTGGTGTGATGTGGCAGGACCGGCCGCGCACCGGGTACGGGGGGATCGACCTGAAGACCGGAGCGGCGAGTCCGCCCGTGACGGTGCCGTCGTACCCGATCGCCGCCAGCGCGGACGGCCGCTACCTCGCGGCGCTCAGCAAGGATCGGCCCCGGCGGCTCGTCGTGGCGGACACCTCGAACGGGCGGTCCCGGCCCACCGTCGAGCTCGGCGGCGGGACCGTCCAGGGGGCGATGACAGAGGGCGGCTTCGCGGTGCTGCACCTGGTCGACCGGCAGCGGACGGTCAGTGTGGTCGCCCCGGACGGTGCGGTGCGGACCCTGCTCAGCCCGGTCGGGGAGGTCGCCTTCGCGCCGGACGGGAGTCGTGCCCTGGTGGTGGACACCCGCTCCGACAGTCGCCGGCTCGCCGTGCTCGATCTCTCGACGGGCGCGGTCACGCCGGTGGCGGACCTGCCGCCGATGACGGGGTCGGTGACCGCGACCGTGTCCGGGGACACCGCCCTGGTGGTGGACGTGCCGTTCGGGCCGGACTCCGGCGAGCCGACGCCGCGACCCACGCGCGCCTGGTCGGTGCGGCTCGCCGAGGCCACCGCGACGCCGCAGCCGAACCCGCCCGCCGCGTCGGCGGTGCTGGTACGCAAGACCGACACCCCGCCGGCCGTCGCGTCGACGGTGTCGGCGGTGATGTTCCAGCCGGGCGGCGAGACGCTCACCCTCAGTCCCGACGGTACGGTGACCACCGCCCCGCCGGGAGCCACGCCCACTGCGAGCCTCGGTGGCGGTGCGGTGCTGCACACGCTGGTCGACTCCGACGGGGAGGAGCGGGCCGACCGGGTGTTGGTGACCGACGGGTCCGGCGGTGCGACCGAGGTGTCCACCGGTGCCGGCGACGACCAGCGTGTCGACCGGGTGATCCTCACTCCGGACGGTGGACATCTGTTGTTCTCGCTGCGTCCGACCCGTCCCCGGGGGCAGCCGAGCGATCTCGACGCCGTGGTGGTGGCGCGGCGCGACGGCTCCGGCGAACCGGTCGTCGTCTACCGGGGCGCGGTGCTGGCCGGTCTCGGTGTGGAGCAGACCAGCACCCCGTGACCGGGTGACGGTCGGGCGGTCAGTGCATCGCCTGGGTGCCGATGACGGCCAGTAGTTGCAGCTTCTCGTAGCTCTCGCTGCCGGGGACTGCGGTGTAGACGAGCAGCGAGTGGCCCTGCCCCGGGTCGACGAGCGCCTGGCAGGTCAGCTCCAGCATGCCGAGCTCGGGGTGGACGAAGTGTTTCACCTCGTGCGGGCGGATGCCGACCTCGTGGTCCTCCCACACCTGCCGGAACTCGTCGCTCTGGGTCAGGAGCAGGTCGGCCAGGTACGCGGCGCGGGAGCCGGGGCCGCGCAGCGTGACGATTTCGCGTAGTCCGGAGGCGAACATCCGGGTGAGGTGCGGGTGGTCGCGGGGGTCGTAGCGGGCGCGGGTATCCGGGTCGGTGAACCAGCGGTAGCCGATGCTGCGGGCCGGGCCCTGGTAGCGGGTCAGGTCGCCGGTGAGCGCGACACCGAGCGCACTCTGTCGGAGCGTCTCGCCGAGTTCGGTGACGATCTCCGCGGGCGTGTCCTGGAGGCGGTCGAGGATGCGCAGCAGCCCCGGGCTGATGTGGGTGCCGGCGGCGCTGGGCGCGGGCGGGTTGTGCCCGGCGAGCCGGAACAGGTGGTCGCGCTCGTCGAGGGAGAG
Above is a window of Verrucosispora sp. NA02020 DNA encoding:
- a CDS encoding histidine decarboxylase, with amino-acid sequence MTDTPTLPSVVDADLVDLGRDRIDVAAVLRHLVDRADAAASTSIGFPGAVDLDHGEVMARLGRRLWNNIGDPATDPGGAAHTKAMERAVVAWVADLLAMPAADRWGYVTTGGTEGNLAALHAAQRRHPRAVVYHSTAAHYSIPKILDILGARRLAVPARPDGEIDHEQLAAQLRRRPTRPAIVVATAGTTMTEAVDDPARLHAVLAAHPAGGHLHVDAALAGIPLALDGRLRLDPASGIDSIAISGHKFFGTPTPCGVVLLRGRLRCTGTPVAYTDTVDTTVTGSRCGLAADLLWHAIATHGREGHRWRVSEARRLAAYAVDRLTAVGWPAWRHPHAFTVVLDTPPASVRRKWLLATDGPISHIVCMPGLTKGQIDAFVADLRPDPAVRTAPDPAPPSGPAPPSGPAARSAPAARSAPAARSAPSARTRTAARSDPAGRSDPAGWTGTAARTVVPPG
- a CDS encoding APC family permease, whose product is MPTLTGSAHVPVALARRTLTPFGSWVFGAAASAPLVVLVGGVPATYATTGVVALPLTFLLVAGAVALLAVGYTAMARQVGHPAAHYGIAAHGLGRGAGVAAGLVALVAYNAIQISLYGLFGATVAARLGGAWWVWAGLALAVVGVLGVRAIVLSTRFLVAVLAASLLVVAVFVLAAVARPSGGTLSWAGFDASGLAVSGVGGAVAFCVAAFTGVDAPGSLVEETTDRQSLGRVTVGAVVVLGAVYTLAAWAMGVAVGPGEVAALAADPAAGLPFAVLARAGGGWPPVAEVLLVLAILTSMLAFHSVVARYVFAMAREQVLPARLAHSGTGTRISAPRGGSLAQSTVAAVVVAAFALHGADPLAIMFTWLSTLGAMGLLGLLLIASVAATTAPAAVRGPRPGRGEWRIAPTLGVFAGSALLAAMVGNVGSLLGAAPGSPYPYLLPLILLGAAVGGGLWARHLRARRPDVYAGIGRGTPRTNAVPDSVDVAI
- a CDS encoding helix-turn-helix transcriptional regulator, producing MAIDRTGLAQFLRRRRESLQPADVGLPRGQRRRTSGLRREEVAALCHMSTDYYSRLERERGPQPSEQMIASIAQGLHLSLDERDHLFRLAGHNPPAPSAAGTHISPGLLRILDRLQDTPAEIVTELGETLRQSALGVALTGDLTRYQGPARSIGYRWFTDPDTRARYDPRDHPHLTRMFASGLREIVTLRGPGSRAAYLADLLLTQSDEFRQVWEDHEVGIRPHEVKHFVHPELGMLELTCQALVDPGQGHSLLVYTAVPGSESYEKLQLLAVIGTQAMH